The genomic interval TGCAAACTTCCCGGTCCAGGAAAACTCCTACACGACTGGGACGATCAGGCAGAGAGAGGGCCAAGACACTGGAATTGTGGGTGATAGAACACTCATCAAAGGCATTGTATACAGATGAATTCTTCATCCCTATAACCCAGTATCCACATTTAGGCTGAAACGTTACATTTTGTTTAATATgagaatgatatttttttttggtGCCCGTTTCTTCCTTTGAATGAAGTTGGGGTTGAGCACACTTTCCATCATTTAATCCGAGGAGCCAAACATCACTTCTAGACACGTCTACTTCCCAGTAATGCTTCCCTGAGGAAAGAGCTGGATATCCCAGGACACCCAAATGGTAGATCTCAGAAACTGGAACCGTACTGTAACTTCTATACtgtatttgtcttttttctttgttaatggTAATGACTGCATTGTTCCTTGCATGTAGAGTCATATGAACTGCAGAAAAATGAGACATATATGTTTTGAGTCAAATGAAACATAAGGTACAGCCTTATTTGTAACTTAAGCTACAGAAGAATaaggagaaagagcaagggaACTTGGAGAAGCCTTGTTTAAAGTCAAGCAGATGCAGAGGGCTGCACATAGTGGGAGAAGCACCATGAAACATTAGACTTAACAGAAATAAACTCTGGAAGACATTGAGAGGAGAGGGGTTCATGGTGCTGTGGTTTCTCCTTACCCCAGTATTGCTGAACATCCATGAGCCCTGAAATGATCAAAAGTCACAGCAGTAAGTACAGTGAAGGAATCAAACCATTATCGCCCATCGCCTCTTCAGATGAGCAGAAGGTTGGGAAATGGTGACAAAGGACAGGATAAATCATGAATTCCCATCAAATAGAATGATATCACAGGGacacactaactgctcttctctgtccctctgcccaTATTCAGAATCCTTACTCTCTTCTATTTGTCAGCCAAGCACACCCAGAATCATAAACAAAATCCCATAATTTAGCTGCCCTCACCTTCAAATGATTGTAGCATGCCTTTCAAATGTGGAGCTTTGGatgctcctcttcttctttttggggGAACTATTTGGGGCTGCTTCAGTGTCATGGTCTGAATgctaggaataaaaaaaaaaatgacctccACATCTTAAACCTTTGACTTTTGACCACCACTGACTCCCTGCCATTCTAACCGTAGATGTCCTTGAAGTATCCTGAGAATTATGAGAGGGAAGAGCGATTATACACTATTAACTGTAGAGATATGGGACACACTTATGCCCCTGCCTACTTACTTGCGGTGTGATGCTGAAAAAGACTTATTCCCCAAAGCATCATGCCTTAACATCACACTCACACAATGTGTttcttccactttccctcctgctctcctagaactattttaaatgtgaattactgaattaaaaaaaaagtcaagctgAAGTAGCAGAAACATAATGAGTGGGCTGGGATTGGTGTCACATGAACTTagacagaggcaaggggatctctaATTTCAAAAACAACCTgttttacacagtgagttccaggaaagtcagagctagaaagaggaaccctgtctgaaaaaaacaaaagaacataaatgagtaaatagaaacattgaaaaaagaaaagaaaggaaaggaaagaaaagaaaagaaaagaaaagaaaagaaaagaaaagaaaagaaaaagaaaagaaaagaaaaagaaaagaaaggaagaaagaagagccttccagtcagcaccagcaccgggtcacttTGGGtgcagagttggcagacacctccacagtccctagaggactctccatgagatcttaggatcactggtgagcggAACACAACTTCCGTTCCAATCCAATTGaggggacctgagacagcattagggaatcAGAAAACCGCCCTCaccagggacacaagtcccttccagtctcccccagcaccaggtcaccttgggtgcagaatCTGTGGaccctccacctccccccccccacagtccccagagtactctccacaagatcttaggatcactgactAGCCAGCTGCacggtcctcaaaggagacaccacttccaggcccTGTAACTTCCCCAGGATATTAggataacaggatcccaggataacaggagctgggtcacaccagtatttcagggtctcagaggagcttgactgccaagaactctgacacacccagaatctcaggttaaCAGgggcccacaatcaaaggatcacagagaaagctggacgctgaggagtcctgaatcaactgggattacaggaaggacaggctccaatgaGATATATTGAGGgtagcaagcacttgagataatcagatggcaggaggcaagcataagcacagaagcaagagaaaccaaggttacttgacatcatcagaaccaaactctccaaccctagcaagtcctggatacaccatcacaccagaaaagcaagacatggatataaagtcacttctcatgatgatgatagaggactttaagaaggaaatacaggaaaacacag from Mus caroli unplaced genomic scaffold, CAROLI_EIJ_v1.1 scaffold_23392_1, whole genome shotgun sequence carries:
- the LOC110288805 gene encoding tripartite motif-containing protein 30A-like — its product is MTLKQPQIVPPKRRRGASKAPHLKGMLQSFEGLMDVQQYWVHMTLHARNNAVITINKEKRQIQYRSYSTVPVSEIYHLGVLGYPALSSGKHYWEVDVSRSDVWLLGLNDGKCAQPQLHSKEETGTKKKYHSHIKQNVTFQPKCGYWVIGMKNSSVYNAFDECSITHNSSVLALSLPDRPSRVGVFLDREVCTLSFYDVSNCGALIYRFYDPAFPVEVYPYFNPMECSEPMTVCGVPS